The DNA region CCTCATCGTCGTTCACGACCGCCGACCCATCATTGGGCATCGTCGTGACAATCAGCGTGAGGAGTTCGTCGAGCGCACGGCCTTCCCACTTTTTGAGAAACGGCTCGTCACCCAGGGGCAGGTCTTTGGGCTGCTTGAGGGCTGCCACCGTAAAGGCGTGGCACTCGCTGCAGAGCTTCACGTACGGCGCCTTGGCGGCATCCGCCTGGGCCTTGGTGTAGATCCCGTCGTTGGTGGTCTTCTGCCCCGCTAGAGCTATCGCAGACCACACGACCACGGCCCCTGTGATGAGGGCGCTCGTCTTGCCGAA from Acidobacteriota bacterium includes:
- a CDS encoding cytochrome c; translation: MTFGKTSALITGAVVVWSAIALAGQKTTNDGIYTKAQADAAKAPYVKLCSECHAFTVAALKQPKDLPLGDEPFLKKWEGRALDELLTLIVTTMPNDGSAVVNDDEALNLLAYILQENGFAPGKSALNKEGAAAVIERPKKK